One genomic segment of Helianthus annuus cultivar XRQ/B chromosome 14, HanXRQr2.0-SUNRISE, whole genome shotgun sequence includes these proteins:
- the LOC118486325 gene encoding putative uncharacterized protein DDB_G0280331, which translates to NNNNNNNNNNNNNNNNNNNNNNNNNNNNNNNNNNNNNNNNNNNNNNNNNNNNNNNNNNNNNNNNNNNNNNNNNNNNNNNN; encoded by the coding sequence aacaacaacaacaacaacaacaacaacaacaacaacaacaacaacaacaacaacaacaacaacaacaacaacaacaacaacaacaacaacaacaacaacaacaacaacaacaacaacaacaacaacaacaacaacaacaacaacaacaacaacaacaacaacaacaacaacaacaacaacaacaacaacaacaacaacaacaacaacaacaacaacaacaacaacaacaacaacaacaac